A stretch of Coleofasciculaceae cyanobacterium DNA encodes these proteins:
- a CDS encoding TIGR02450 family Trp-rich protein yields the protein MSKKQKLKFPYLIGSKWTAKQKTWGWRHFQVTNRKNQGKWIFAEMVASCDSQTRFWVNASQLKDDSLWLPGWKTLQEIKKTESYGDANNSSY from the coding sequence ATGTCGAAAAAACAAAAACTAAAGTTCCCCTACTTAATTGGCTCAAAATGGACGGCCAAACAAAAAACATGGGGGTGGAGACATTTTCAGGTAACTAATCGCAAAAATCAAGGAAAATGGATCTTTGCCGAGATGGTAGCATCTTGCGATTCTCAAACCCGCTTTTGGGTTAATGCGTCTCAGCTTAAGGACGATTCCTTATGGCTACCAGGATGGAAAACGCTCCAAGAGATAAAAAAAACTGAGAGCTATGGTGATGCTAATAATTCTAGCTATTAA
- a CDS encoding ATP-binding cassette domain-containing protein, whose amino-acid sequence MNNAPVTLLNIDKTDKKILLVDHLSLIREEGEILGILGANGAGKSNTIRMLTTLSQPN is encoded by the coding sequence ATGAATAATGCACCAGTAACATTATTAAATATTGACAAAACAGACAAAAAAATTTTGCTGGTCGATCATCTTTCTTTAATTAGAGAAGAAGGAGAAATATTGGGTATTTTAGGAGCAAACGGTGCAGGCAAATCAAACACAATTCGGATGCTAACCACTCTATCACAACCAAATTAA